A genomic region of Eucalyptus grandis isolate ANBG69807.140 chromosome 5, ASM1654582v1, whole genome shotgun sequence contains the following coding sequences:
- the LOC104441355 gene encoding ankyrin repeat-containing protein BDA1: MDPRLFEASQTGNVDQLYSLVRENVLILDVASLVDGYNPLHVASLAGHVNFVREILKLKMELADELNQDGFSPLHIAAARGDVDIVRELLKVGSRLCLVKGREERIPLHYSVIKGRSEVLKELVLACPDSIEEVTARRESALHLAVKNSRFEALKLLVQQLKLSNKEHILNWQDGQGNRILHLAVARKQYEVVKFLLSGDAIDKDMIEVNARNEAGLTPLDSLLLVNNEASDVEIVEILTRSGATRGTGLPSGSMVTVATEEPQPQTDQSNENGRRSRRTWTDRCPCFLKVSHERDEWFEEFQYKKGRDSPGDVRNALLVIAALIATATYQAVLQPPGGLWQADSGPSTNGTNATTNGTASYKAGQSVLGTTNEVAFMVFLIFNTTGFFASLQMIYILTWGFPMQRELRVAMLALIMTYDFLMPKLAPNAFVGRFFFGLSIAVPFMLGILGVWPLKCTRRPRHAV, encoded by the exons ATGGATCCTAGGTTGTTTGAAGCATCCCAAACAGGGAATGTCGATCAATTGTACTCCTTGGTCAGAGAAAACGTCCTCATCCTCGACGTAGCATCCCTCGTCGATGGATACAACCCTCTACATGTTGCCTCGTTGGCCGGCCACGTGAATTTCGTCAGAGAAATCCTCAAACTGAAGATGGAGTTGGCCGACGAGCTGAACCAGGACGGTTTCAGCCCTCTGCACATCGCCGCGGCAAGGGGCGATGTGGATATTGTTCGGGAGCTTTTGAAAGTGGGCAGTCGCCTGTGCCTTGTGAAGGGGAGAGAGGAAAGGATTCCTCTGCACTATTCAGTCATCAAGGGGAGGAGCGAAGTCCTGAAGGAACTGGTCTTGGCTTGTCCAGATTCCATCGAGGAAGTGACGGCTCGGAGGGAGAGCGCACTCCACCTTGCCGTGAAGAACAGCCGGTTTGAGGCACTCAAATTGCTGGTGCAGCAGCTGAAGCTTTCGAACAAAGAGCATATCTTGAATTGGCAGGACGGCCAAGGAAACCGGATCTTGCACCTTGCGGTGGCTAGAAAGCAATACGAG GTAGTCAAGTTCCTTCTCTCGGGCGATGCAATTGACAAAGATATGATCGAAGTGAACGCCAGAAATGAGGCGGGTTTAACGCCTCTAGACTCCCTATTGCTCGTCAACAATGAAGCGAGTGATGTGGAAATTGTGGAAATCCTCACACGATCTGGAGCCACGAGAGGAACGGGATTGCCTTCTGGTTCTATGGTAACTGTGGCGACTGAAGAACCACAACCCCAAACCGATCAATCAAATGAAAATGGCCGCCGATCACGCCGAACGTGGACCGACCGTTGCCCATGTTTCTTGAAGGTTAGTCATGAGAGAGACGAATGGTTCGAGGAATTCCAGTACAAGAAAGGGAGGGACTCCCCGGGTGATGTACGGAACGCCTTGCTCGTCATCGCCGCTCTCATCGCGACTGCTACCTATCAAGCCGTGCTTCAGCCCCCAGGCGGACTTTGGCAGGCCGATTCAGGGCCCTCGACTAACGGGACCAATGCCACGACAAATGGGACCGCATCGTACAAAGCCGGCCAGTCAGTTTTGGGGACGACTAACGAGGTCGCATTCATGGTCTTCCTGATCTTCAACACAACCGGATTCTTTGCCTCCCTCCAGATGATCTACATTCTCACGTGGGGATTCCCGATGCAGAGGGAGCTGCGAGTCGCGATGCTCGCCCTGATAATGACGTACGACTTTCTGATGCCCAAACTCGCCCCCAACGCTTTCGTCGGCAGATTCTTCTTTGGTCTCTCGATAGCTGTGCCTTTCATGTTGGGGATCCTCGGTGTGTGGCCATTAAAATGTACTAGGCGGCCCCGACACGCGGTTTAG
- the LOC120293483 gene encoding ankyrin repeat-containing protein ITN1-like, producing the protein MDPWLFEASHTGDVDQLCSLVRENDLILDVASLVNGYDHVNFVTEILKLKMELADELNQDGFSPLHIAAARGDVDIVRQLLKMKVGHRLCLVRGREERIPLHYSVIKGRSEVLKELFSACPDSIKEVTARRESALHLAVKNSRFEAFKLLMQQLKRSNKEHILN; encoded by the coding sequence ATGGATCCTTGGTTGTTTGAAGCATCCCACACGGGGGATGTCGATCAATTGTGCTCCTTGGTCAGAGAAAACGACCTCATCCTCGACGTAGCATCCCTCGTTAACGGATACGACCATGTGAATTTCGTCACAGAAATCCTCAAACTAAAGATGGAGTTGGCCGACGAGCTGAACCAGGACGGTTTCAGCCCTCTGCACATTGCCGCAGCGAGGGGCGATGTGGATATTGTTCGGcagcttttgaaaatgaaagtggGCCATCGCCTGTGCCttgtgagggggagagaggaaaGGATTCCTCTGCACTATTCAGTTATCAAGGGGAGGAGCGAAGTCCTGAAGGAACTGTTCTCGGCTTGTCCAGATTCCATCAAGGAAGTGACGGCTCGGAGGGAGAGCGCACTCCACCTTGCCGTGAAGAACAGCCGGTTTGAGGCATTCAAGTTGCTGATGCAGCAACTGAAGCGTTCGAACAAAGAGCATATCTTGAATTGA